In Spiroplasma sp. SV19, one DNA window encodes the following:
- the rpmC gene encoding 50S ribosomal protein L29 — translation MNDLNKKSVEELKKLEEESRAELFALRFQSAMGNLEKPHRIGELKKQIARILTILSSRKKAGENTAVNVKINLSETYAKIEKESQEFAKQRKAKIDQMMAEQQASEDNMASLMDLPLADAMQISDEASSPETATLADVKKPAVVKAEPVKEVSTTPVKKPAASVKESKPAASVKESKSAAPVKESKPAAEKTPKPAAKKEADKKPAASVVKKEPVKAAPKAAPTVVSKAPVAKKESAKSADTKDATLKSLIKENETAKAASKPAAPKTSSKSTVTVKSVTSAKAEIEVPKVTKKATGTNTVKKDVKLNAKEKLAAMKSSISIGTAKGRGTGVKIDLDLKAKDPKASEYTYGTNWKENRDKILTAGKTTKKADDKTTTKKGTGKK, via the coding sequence ATGAATGATTTAAACAAAAAATCAGTTGAAGAGTTAAAAAAACTGGAAGAAGAATCACGCGCTGAATTATTTGCTTTACGATTTCAATCAGCAATGGGGAACTTGGAAAAACCACATCGCATTGGTGAATTAAAAAAGCAAATTGCTCGGATTTTAACAATCTTATCTTCTCGTAAAAAAGCTGGTGAAAACACGGCAGTTAATGTCAAAATTAATTTAAGTGAAACATACGCTAAAATTGAAAAAGAATCACAAGAATTTGCAAAACAGCGTAAAGCTAAAATTGATCAAATGATGGCTGAACAACAAGCTTCAGAAGACAATATGGCAAGTTTGATGGATTTACCATTAGCTGATGCGATGCAAATCAGTGATGAAGCATCAAGTCCTGAGACAGCTACTTTAGCAGATGTTAAAAAACCAGCAGTGGTAAAAGCAGAGCCAGTAAAAGAAGTTTCTACAACGCCTGTTAAAAAACCAGCGGCTTCTGTGAAAGAAAGTAAACCAGCAGCTTCTGTGAAAGAAAGTAAATCAGCAGCTCCTGTGAAAGAAAGTAAACCAGCGGCTGAAAAAACACCAAAACCAGCTGCAAAAAAAGAAGCTGACAAAAAACCAGCAGCCTCTGTGGTAAAGAAAGAACCTGTTAAAGCAGCTCCAAAAGCAGCTCCAACAGTAGTTTCTAAAGCGCCAGTGGCAAAGAAAGAATCTGCTAAATCAGCAGACACAAAAGATGCTACTTTAAAATCTTTAATTAAAGAGAATGAAACAGCAAAAGCAGCAAGTAAACCAGCTGCACCAAAAACAAGCAGCAAATCAACAGTAACCGTTAAATCAGTTACTTCGGCAAAAGCGGAAATCGAAGTGCCAAAAGTAACAAAAAAAGCAACGGGGACTAATACTGTAAAGAAAGATGTGAAACTTAATGCTAAAGAAAAATTAGCAGCAATGAAGAGTTCAATCTCAATCGGAACTGCAAAAGGTCGCGGAACAGGTGTTAAAATTGATTTGGATTTAAAAGCAAAAGACCCAAAAGCATCAGAGTATACTTATGGGACAAATTGAAAAGAGAATCGTGATAAAATTTTAACTGCCGGAAAAACAACTAAAAAAGCCGATGATAAAACAAC
- the rplP gene encoding 50S ribosomal protein L16, with protein sequence MLLPKRTKYRRPHRIKYEGKAKGNTKVDFGEFGLQSLDGAWITNRQIEAARIAMTRYMKRWGKVWIRIFPHMAKTKKPLEVRMGSGKGSPEEWVAVVKTGTVMFEVAGVSEETAREALRLAMHKLPVRCKIIKKGEE encoded by the coding sequence ATGTTATTACCAAAAAGAACGAAATATCGTCGTCCACATCGGATTAAATACGAAGGAAAAGCAAAAGGGAATACTAAAGTTGATTTTGGAGAATTTGGATTACAATCACTAGACGGAGCATGAATTACAAATCGTCAAATTGAAGCAGCACGGATTGCTATGACTCGTTATATGAAACGTTGAGGAAAAGTTTGAATTCGAATTTTTCCGCATATGGCAAAAACTAAAAAACCATTAGAAGTACGGATGGGATCAGGAAAAGGTTCACCAGAAGAATGAGTAGCAGTAGTTAAAACGGGAACTGTGATGTTTGAAGTAGCGGGAGTTTCCGAAGAAACAGCTCGTGAAGCGTTACGTTTAGCAATGCACAAATTACCAGTGAGATGTAAGATTATAAAAAAAGGAGAAGAGTAA